The following are encoded in a window of Prevotella melaninogenica genomic DNA:
- a CDS encoding radical SAM/SPASM domain-containing protein, producing MEKRKSISPLKVYSFPEQLHIESILGLYVIVSPLTANWIVLENEEQIDFFKLLQTNNLETALKSFKGNQKNAHTVVIQIEAKQFEKKDVRPANYSGVMQFHLTNACNMSCPHCYMYAGKKKEKELTTEEIYKVIDLFKESGGEQITFTGGEVCMRTDLLDIIKHTHSSGLNVEVLTNGTLWKEEDIKAVSPYLSRVQISIDGINEEENSKIRGKDNFEKALNTVDTFLSYGVPTDIGITPWFDKTLKNKIQGYATFGKELIEKYKDKPFGIRFTTSLLDGREIKFSSPEKQEYETITESIYKSCMGEDVLDLAFIDFHTHFLLENNCEFGNLTIESNGNVYFCPSLSMLPTSLNIRRNSFEEILSFSKEASRISCVDNLISCRNCDLRYICGGGCRIQYFKDFQQEEAFKIVNHPRRKCTAEYKQSIYKQMIRTNEALFQ from the coding sequence ATGGAGAAAAGAAAAAGCATAAGCCCACTAAAGGTTTATAGTTTTCCCGAACAACTACACATAGAGTCTATTTTAGGGCTCTATGTGATAGTTTCACCTCTTACTGCTAATTGGATTGTACTTGAGAATGAAGAACAAATAGACTTTTTCAAACTCTTACAAACTAACAATCTTGAGACAGCCTTAAAGTCTTTTAAAGGCAACCAAAAGAATGCACATACCGTAGTAATTCAAATAGAAGCTAAGCAGTTTGAGAAGAAAGATGTAAGACCTGCAAACTATAGTGGGGTTATGCAATTTCATTTAACCAATGCATGCAATATGAGCTGTCCCCACTGCTATATGTATGCAGGAAAGAAGAAAGAAAAGGAGTTAACTACAGAAGAAATCTATAAAGTAATAGATCTATTTAAAGAGAGTGGAGGTGAGCAAATAACATTCACAGGGGGAGAGGTTTGTATGAGAACAGATCTTCTTGATATCATCAAACACACGCATAGTTCAGGACTAAATGTAGAAGTTCTGACCAACGGAACTTTATGGAAAGAAGAAGACATTAAAGCTGTTAGTCCATATCTATCACGTGTTCAGATAAGTATTGATGGGATTAACGAAGAAGAAAACTCTAAAATCAGGGGTAAAGACAACTTCGAGAAGGCACTCAATACTGTTGATACATTTCTATCTTACGGTGTGCCAACAGATATTGGTATCACCCCTTGGTTTGACAAAACTCTAAAAAATAAGATACAAGGGTATGCAACCTTTGGAAAGGAACTTATAGAAAAATATAAAGATAAGCCTTTCGGAATCCGTTTCACAACAAGTTTATTAGATGGGCGAGAGATAAAATTTTCTTCACCAGAAAAACAAGAATATGAGACTATTACAGAATCCATATACAAATCTTGTATGGGTGAGGACGTTTTAGACTTAGCTTTCATTGATTTCCATACACACTTTTTGTTAGAAAACAATTGTGAATTTGGCAACCTGACAATAGAGTCAAATGGAAACGTATATTTCTGTCCTTCATTATCTATGCTCCCAACTTCTTTGAACATAAGAAGAAATTCTTTTGAAGAGATACTCTCTTTCTCAAAAGAAGCAAGTAGAATTTCATGTGTAGATAACTTGATATCTTGTAGAAATTGCGATTTGCGATACATCTGCGGTGGAGGATGTAGAATACAATATTTTAAAGACTTTCAGCAAGAGGAAGCTTTCAAGATAGTCAACCATCCACGCAGAAAATGTACAGCAGAATATAAGCAGAGTATATACAAACAAATGATAAGAACAAACGAAGCTCTATTTCAATAA